The following are encoded together in the Ignatzschineria indica genome:
- the mog gene encoding molybdopterin adenylyltransferase has protein sequence MQVIKIGVVSVSDRASQGVYKDEGIPHLKAWLSSAIKNEIEFHERLIADEQPVIEEALKDLVDNLHCDLVLTTGGTGPTKRDVTPDATLAVADKEMPGFGEQMRQVSLYFVPTAILSRQVGVIRKESLIINLPGRPRAIEETLAGVKDSDGKTVVNGIFSAIPYCLDLIGAGYIEVNEAVTTAFRPKKK, from the coding sequence ATGCAAGTGATTAAGATAGGTGTTGTCTCCGTATCCGATAGAGCGAGCCAAGGAGTCTATAAAGATGAGGGCATTCCCCATCTTAAAGCGTGGCTCTCTTCAGCTATTAAAAATGAGATTGAATTTCATGAACGCCTGATTGCAGATGAGCAACCGGTGATTGAAGAGGCGCTTAAAGATCTGGTGGATAATCTCCATTGTGATCTTGTTTTGACCACCGGAGGAACAGGCCCCACAAAGCGAGATGTGACGCCCGATGCCACCTTAGCGGTTGCCGATAAGGAGATGCCAGGGTTTGGCGAGCAGATGCGTCAAGTGAGCCTCTACTTTGTGCCTACAGCGATCCTCTCACGACAAGTTGGGGTGATCCGTAAAGAGAGTCTGATTATCAATCTTCCAGGGCGCCCGAGAGCTATTGAAGAGACGCTTGCCGGCGTTAAAGATAGTGATGGAAAAACAGTGGTCAATGGAATCTTCTCCGCAATTCCATACTGCCTAGATCTCATTGGTGCCGGATATATCGAAGTTAATGAAGCGGTGACCACCGCCTTTAGACCGAAGAAGAAGTAG
- the nuoK gene encoding NADH-quinone oxidoreductase subunit NuoK: MNLVIDDYIILSTILFGISTAGIFINRKNLIVLLMCIELMLLASSTLFVAFSQFSGDLNGQIFVFFTLAVAAAEAAIGLAILVLVFRNRGSINVDEITELRG, encoded by the coding sequence ATGAATTTAGTCATAGATGATTATATTATTCTCTCGACGATTCTATTTGGAATTAGTACTGCGGGGATCTTCATCAATCGTAAGAACTTGATTGTTCTCTTGATGTGTATCGAGTTAATGTTACTAGCAAGTAGTACGCTTTTTGTTGCATTCTCACAGTTCTCGGGCGATTTAAATGGGCAGATTTTTGTCTTCTTTACATTAGCGGTTGCAGCTGCGGAAGCGGCGATTGGTCTTGCAATCTTAGTGTTAGTATTCAGAAATCGCGGTAGCATTAATGTCGATGAAATTACGGAATTAAGAGGCTAG
- a CDS encoding NADH-quinone oxidoreductase subunit M gives METMQISWLSLVIWLPIIGGLVVLAVGNEPTRVRWTSLAFAILTFIISLPLIFQFNSDTTAMQFVENYVWSRDLGIGYHLGVDGFSMPFIVLTTFVTILVVIAGWEIIKDRPHQYFAAFLILEGLMNGIFASVDGILFYIFFEAMLIPMFLIIGIWGGPGRITAALKFFLYTFLGSIFLLVALIYLYLQSGNFNILGFQNLEIAESTQKWLFFAFLAGFAVKVPMFPVHTWLPSAHVEAPTGGSVILAAITLKIGGYGFVRFMLPIAPLGAAYFAWFVVALSVIAILYIALVALVQRDMKKMIAYSSISHMGFVTLAFILPVAMLGGGDLDPEAMQMALQGGMMQMISHGLVSAGMFLCIGVLYDRIHSREIADYGGVINAMPVFGAFFIFFAMANSGLPGTSGFIGEFWTILASFHYSIYIALLVALSLILSAAYNLWLTKRVILGDIVHDHVRQMKDINGREWFMLGSLAILVILLGVWPEPIANLMQTTIDGLLVHLTAQF, from the coding sequence ATGGAAACAATGCAAATCTCTTGGTTAAGTTTAGTCATTTGGCTTCCGATTATCGGGGGGTTAGTGGTACTCGCGGTTGGCAATGAGCCGACCCGAGTCCGTTGGACCTCATTAGCCTTTGCTATTCTTACATTTATTATATCGTTACCACTTATATTCCAGTTCAATTCAGACACAACTGCGATGCAGTTTGTAGAGAACTATGTCTGGAGTCGAGATCTTGGAATTGGGTATCATTTAGGGGTAGATGGTTTCTCTATGCCCTTTATCGTCCTCACAACCTTTGTCACTATCTTGGTAGTGATCGCCGGTTGGGAGATTATTAAAGATCGTCCACATCAATATTTTGCAGCATTCCTCATCCTTGAAGGATTGATGAATGGTATCTTTGCTTCTGTTGATGGGATTCTCTTCTATATCTTCTTCGAAGCGATGCTCATTCCGATGTTCTTAATTATCGGGATCTGGGGTGGACCAGGTCGTATTACTGCGGCATTGAAGTTCTTCCTCTACACCTTCTTAGGTTCGATCTTCCTGCTTGTGGCATTGATCTATCTCTATCTCCAAAGCGGTAACTTCAATATCTTAGGCTTTCAAAATCTTGAGATCGCAGAGAGTACACAGAAATGGCTCTTCTTCGCATTCCTTGCTGGATTTGCGGTAAAAGTGCCGATGTTCCCGGTTCATACTTGGTTACCTTCAGCGCACGTTGAAGCACCGACCGGTGGTTCTGTGATCCTAGCTGCGATTACCCTTAAAATTGGGGGTTATGGATTTGTTCGCTTTATGTTACCTATTGCACCATTAGGGGCGGCATATTTTGCGTGGTTTGTAGTGGCGCTCAGTGTGATTGCGATTCTCTATATTGCGTTAGTAGCACTTGTACAGCGCGATATGAAGAAGATGATCGCTTACTCCTCAATCTCCCATATGGGCTTTGTAACATTAGCATTTATCCTGCCTGTTGCGATGTTAGGCGGTGGCGATCTCGATCCTGAAGCGATGCAGATGGCCCTTCAAGGGGGAATGATGCAGATGATCTCTCATGGTCTTGTATCTGCGGGAATGTTCCTCTGTATTGGTGTTCTCTATGATCGTATCCATTCAAGAGAGATTGCAGATTATGGTGGTGTGATCAATGCGATGCCAGTATTTGGGGCATTCTTTATCTTCTTTGCAATGGCGAACTCAGGACTTCCAGGAACCTCAGGGTTTATTGGTGAGTTCTGGACAATCCTTGCAAGCTTCCACTATTCAATCTATATCGCTCTTTTAGTTGCCTTATCATTGATTCTCAGTGCGGCATATAACCTCTGGTTAACAAAACGAGTGATCTTAGGGGATATCGTTCATGACCATGTCAGACAGATGAAAGATATCAACGGTCGCGAGTGGTTCATGTTAGGTTCATTAGCGATTCTTGTCATTCTTCTTGGGGTTTGGCCGGAGCCAATTGCGAATCTCATGCAGACAACGATTGATGGACTTCTTGTTCATTTGACAGCTCAATTCTAA
- the nuoL gene encoding NADH-quinone oxidoreductase subunit L, with product MDLKYIYLLIVLLPLFGSIISGLFCRVINEKVAHTVTIVFVAIAALLSGYVLIEHMSGRAPIFDENIYTWMDTGSLSVGVGFLVDNLTAMMMVVITSVSTMVHLYSVGYMKGDPGYNRFFSYISLFTFSMLMLVMSNNFMQLFFGWEAVGLVSYLLIGFWFKKPTATYANMKAFLVNRVGDFGFLIGIACVAYMTSSLTYTEAFDRLPEAAGTLHFLGTDWNIMTFAAVFLFIGAMGKSAQVPLHVWLPDSMEGPTPISALIHAATMVTAGIFMVARMSPIYELSTTALSMVMILGAITALFMGVLGLFQNDIKRVIAYSTISQLGYMTVALGASAYSLAAFHLTTHAFFKALLFLGAGSVIIGMSHVQDMRFMGGLRKKMPITWITTLIGSLALVGMPFFSGYYSKEGIIWSLEHSSTFGSGFAHLALEIGVFMTALYTFRMYFLVFHGKARYTVDESLGHDHHSEDESVLPETPKESPWVVTLPLILLAIPSVILGWYMAPMMFENTFLADSVYINNAVNPATEIMKQGFEGSWAMTKEALTAPAFYLTLLGIAVAWYSFLIQPKVAAKGKEILEKIGLYRVFENKYYFDDFNQKVIANGSVGLGRFFWQKIDDKLIDRGIVFGAAHVASFVGGVIRRIQTGYIYHAAFLMVVGLLALMTWVVFFN from the coding sequence ATGGACTTAAAGTATATCTATCTTTTAATCGTTTTATTGCCCCTCTTTGGTTCAATTATCTCGGGTCTTTTCTGCCGAGTAATTAATGAAAAGGTGGCACATACTGTCACGATCGTTTTTGTCGCGATTGCGGCACTTCTCTCTGGCTATGTTCTTATTGAGCATATGTCAGGACGTGCACCAATCTTTGATGAAAATATCTACACCTGGATGGATACAGGATCATTAAGCGTCGGTGTTGGCTTCTTAGTCGATAACTTAACGGCGATGATGATGGTGGTTATCACCTCTGTATCAACAATGGTTCATCTCTACTCTGTAGGGTATATGAAAGGTGATCCGGGATATAACCGCTTCTTTAGCTATATCTCACTCTTTACCTTCTCCATGTTGATGCTTGTGATGTCTAACAACTTCATGCAACTCTTCTTCGGATGGGAAGCGGTAGGTCTTGTCTCTTATCTCTTGATCGGTTTCTGGTTTAAAAAGCCAACAGCGACCTATGCCAACATGAAAGCATTCTTAGTGAACCGTGTAGGGGACTTCGGTTTCTTAATCGGTATCGCTTGTGTTGCTTACATGACGAGCTCACTGACCTATACGGAGGCGTTTGATCGTCTTCCTGAAGCGGCAGGAACACTCCACTTCTTAGGAACTGATTGGAATATCATGACCTTTGCAGCGGTCTTCCTCTTCATCGGGGCGATGGGTAAATCAGCACAGGTTCCACTTCATGTCTGGTTACCCGATTCGATGGAAGGTCCAACCCCAATCTCCGCATTGATTCACGCGGCGACGATGGTTACTGCAGGGATCTTTATGGTTGCGAGAATGTCACCGATCTATGAGCTCTCAACAACAGCGCTCTCAATGGTGATGATCCTTGGTGCGATTACCGCACTCTTTATGGGAGTTTTAGGTCTCTTCCAAAATGATATTAAACGCGTTATTGCTTACTCGACAATCTCACAATTAGGTTATATGACGGTAGCATTAGGGGCATCTGCATACTCACTGGCAGCATTCCACTTAACAACGCATGCATTCTTTAAAGCACTTCTCTTCTTAGGCGCAGGTTCGGTGATTATCGGAATGAGCCATGTTCAAGATATGCGCTTTATGGGAGGTCTTCGTAAGAAGATGCCGATTACTTGGATCACTACATTGATCGGTTCTTTAGCGCTTGTGGGGATGCCATTCTTCTCTGGATACTACTCAAAAGAGGGGATTATCTGGTCGCTTGAGCATAGCTCAACATTTGGTTCTGGTTTTGCTCACTTAGCACTTGAGATCGGGGTCTTTATGACTGCGCTCTATACCTTTAGAATGTACTTCTTAGTCTTCCATGGTAAAGCGCGTTACACCGTTGATGAGTCCTTAGGACATGATCATCACAGTGAAGATGAGAGTGTTTTACCAGAGACGCCAAAAGAGTCACCATGGGTTGTCACACTTCCCTTGATTCTTCTTGCGATTCCATCGGTTATTCTCGGTTGGTATATGGCGCCGATGATGTTTGAAAATACCTTCTTAGCCGATTCTGTCTATATCAATAATGCAGTCAATCCGGCAACAGAGATTATGAAGCAGGGCTTTGAAGGCTCTTGGGCGATGACGAAAGAAGCATTGACAGCGCCAGCATTCTATCTCACGCTTCTCGGTATTGCGGTCGCTTGGTATAGCTTCCTTATTCAGCCGAAAGTGGCAGCGAAGGGTAAAGAGATCCTTGAGAAGATCGGTCTTTATAGAGTATTTGAGAATAAATACTACTTCGATGACTTTAACCAGAAGGTGATTGCGAATGGCTCTGTGGGCTTAGGTCGCTTCTTCTGGCAGAAGATCGATGACAAACTGATCGACCGAGGGATTGTATTTGGTGCGGCACATGTAGCCTCCTTTGTAGGTGGCGTTATCCGTCGTATTCAAACTGGGTACATCTATCATGCAGCATTCTTAATGGTAGTTGGTCTATTAGCGCTTATGACATGGGTCGTATTTTTTAACTAG
- a CDS encoding NADH-quinone oxidoreductase subunit N, with the protein MMEFKLTDILVALPEIFLMSMIVIILLYESLNKNAKQSMLYTLSLIALFGTAILSLYQYNVDLTGGIMGADAFWFGEITYNPISLLLKVAMTIVVAFGLIYSYGRLADSDIANAEYYVLILLSTLGMLVLVSAASLLTVYVGLELMSLPMYGLVALNRRSQKGSEAAMKYFVVGAMSSGILLFGMALLYGATSSLQFIDINNVIADGMTDSQARLMLFSAVFLIVGVVFKLGGAPFHNWVPDVYEGAPVAVAMFIGAAPKIASFIMAAFLLIGALEAFAPNWQPFIIAISIISFIIGNLVALKQDNLRRMLGYSAVSHAGFILLGLLITAESDNALSAGIFYAITYALTTTAAFGFILSVKINGKEIQAIDDLKGFAKSHAWYAILLACVMLSMGGIPFFVGFYAKFVVLRAAFEAGHLYTVIFALLMSVIGLYYYLRVIKVMFFDEEVSGRELTLEATGTSQVFFNINVVLLILLGVFPSLLYSFF; encoded by the coding sequence ATGATGGAATTTAAACTGACAGATATACTCGTTGCTCTTCCTGAGATCTTCTTGATGAGTATGATCGTCATCATCTTGTTATATGAGAGCTTAAATAAGAATGCGAAGCAGTCGATGCTCTATACGCTTTCCCTTATTGCGCTCTTTGGAACAGCAATTCTCTCGCTCTACCAATATAATGTGGACCTCACCGGTGGCATTATGGGGGCAGATGCTTTCTGGTTTGGGGAGATCACCTATAATCCGATCTCACTGCTCCTGAAAGTGGCGATGACGATTGTTGTGGCATTTGGCTTAATCTATAGCTACGGACGTTTAGCCGATAGTGATATTGCAAATGCAGAATATTATGTTCTTATCCTCTTGAGTACCTTGGGGATGTTAGTACTTGTTTCTGCGGCAAGTCTCTTAACGGTCTATGTAGGTCTTGAGCTGATGTCACTCCCGATGTATGGTTTAGTAGCGCTCAATCGCCGTAGCCAAAAAGGTTCGGAAGCGGCAATGAAGTACTTTGTTGTCGGGGCGATGTCATCGGGGATCTTACTCTTCGGTATGGCGCTTCTCTATGGTGCGACAAGCTCGTTACAATTTATCGATATCAACAATGTGATTGCTGATGGGATGACCGATAGTCAAGCACGCTTAATGCTCTTCTCTGCAGTCTTCTTGATTGTGGGTGTGGTCTTTAAGTTAGGGGGCGCTCCGTTCCATAACTGGGTGCCTGATGTCTATGAAGGCGCTCCAGTTGCTGTTGCGATGTTTATCGGTGCGGCGCCTAAGATTGCCAGCTTTATCATGGCGGCATTCCTCTTAATCGGTGCTTTAGAAGCATTTGCACCTAATTGGCAGCCCTTTATTATCGCAATCTCAATTATCTCCTTTATCATCGGTAACTTAGTGGCACTTAAACAGGATAATCTGCGCCGTATGCTCGGTTATTCAGCGGTCTCACATGCTGGATTTATCCTCCTAGGTCTGCTCATTACTGCAGAATCAGATAATGCGCTTAGCGCTGGTATCTTCTATGCAATCACTTATGCATTGACGACGACAGCTGCATTTGGCTTTATCCTCTCTGTGAAGATCAATGGTAAAGAGATTCAAGCGATTGATGATCTTAAAGGCTTTGCGAAGAGTCATGCATGGTATGCGATTCTTTTAGCATGTGTCATGTTATCGATGGGCGGTATTCCATTCTTTGTCGGCTTCTATGCAAAATTTGTAGTATTGCGTGCAGCGTTCGAAGCAGGTCATCTCTACACTGTGATCTTTGCTCTCTTAATGTCTGTGATCGGTCTTTACTACTATCTCCGTGTTATCAAAGTGATGTTCTTTGATGAAGAGGTATCAGGACGTGAGTTGACATTAGAAGCAACGGGTACAAGCCAAGTATTCTTCAATATCAATGTGGTGCTCTTAATTCTTTTAGGAGTCTTCCCATCACTGCTCTATAGCTTCTTCTAG
- the nuoG gene encoding NADH-quinone oxidoreductase subunit NuoG: MSNEVKMFTVNIDGKEFQAPAGTMLIEVADREGITIPRFCYHDKLSIAASCRMCLVDVERMPKPAPACATPIMDGMIVRTRNEKARAAQKAIMEFLLINHPLDCPICDQGGECELQDFSAEYGQNRSLYIEEKRHVEKINIGPLVETFMNRCIQCTRCVRFGDEIAGMRELGGVDRGDRLEITTYIKHALVSEVSGNIIDICPVGALTAKPSKYGARPWEYMNHDSISMHDGLGTNTEIHTLRGKVARVVSRRNDEINEPWISDRDRFSYEALSSDDRAAHPLLDNGQGELVKSSWDDALKATKLLIEGAIEKYGADQVGIFVSPMATLEEMQLVKELQAGLGIKNVDYRFTQRDFSGERAEPTFRALGLSIPEVNELDSVLLVGADPRMEVPVLAIRLRDAVKKGAKVSFLGSYSADQLHPFHAEIIAHPFDWVSELAAVVAKVANMKGESVRTELISVINSDSINEDAVISIAEQFLKGEREWIVLGHDAISHPQFATIRALSAELARLTGAKLGYFTPGSNSSGAALTALTTEGSNSATMLASPLKAYLLVGAIDPESDFVESKLALDALQTAEAVVAITPFASETLKSVANVILPGAAWTETSGSYVNLEGTLQTLQAASLPHGEARPIWKILRVLGNHFEIDGFDYISSDELLTKWKAENGAKLVENQNKVSGVSFDYRALKKEGLLAVPTTSLYSTDAYVRRGVALQKTPLAKRARIAFNNANDESAVMPLLNSENTFLSRVSEKVAEGCVRIPTEYAGTTKFYQSIKGAN, from the coding sequence ATGAGTAATGAAGTGAAGATGTTTACCGTTAATATCGATGGTAAAGAGTTTCAAGCACCCGCCGGAACAATGTTGATTGAAGTGGCAGATCGTGAAGGAATCACTATTCCTCGCTTCTGTTATCACGATAAATTATCCATTGCGGCGAGTTGCCGTATGTGCCTTGTGGATGTTGAGCGGATGCCAAAACCGGCACCTGCATGTGCAACCCCCATTATGGATGGCATGATTGTTCGCACACGTAATGAGAAAGCGCGTGCAGCACAAAAAGCAATTATGGAATTCTTGTTAATTAATCACCCGCTTGATTGTCCTATCTGTGACCAAGGGGGCGAGTGTGAATTACAAGATTTCTCAGCAGAGTATGGGCAAAATCGATCGCTCTATATTGAAGAGAAGCGCCATGTTGAAAAGATCAATATCGGTCCTTTAGTTGAGACCTTTATGAATCGCTGTATCCAATGTACCCGTTGCGTTCGCTTTGGTGATGAGATTGCCGGCATGCGTGAATTGGGGGGCGTTGATCGTGGTGATCGCCTAGAGATCACAACCTATATTAAACATGCCTTAGTCTCTGAAGTTTCGGGCAATATTATCGATATCTGTCCTGTTGGTGCGTTAACGGCGAAGCCTTCAAAATATGGAGCGCGTCCATGGGAATATATGAATCATGACTCTATCAGCATGCATGATGGGCTAGGCACCAATACGGAGATTCATACCCTTCGCGGTAAGGTGGCACGTGTTGTTTCTCGCCGTAATGATGAGATCAATGAGCCATGGATTTCAGATCGTGATCGTTTCAGTTATGAAGCGCTCTCAAGTGATGATCGTGCAGCACATCCACTTTTAGATAATGGTCAAGGTGAATTGGTTAAGAGCTCATGGGATGATGCTTTAAAAGCGACAAAACTTCTGATCGAAGGCGCGATTGAAAAATATGGTGCAGATCAGGTAGGAATCTTTGTCTCACCGATGGCAACCCTTGAAGAGATGCAATTAGTTAAAGAGTTGCAGGCGGGCTTAGGTATTAAGAATGTCGATTATCGCTTTACACAGAGAGATTTTAGTGGTGAGCGTGCAGAGCCGACTTTCCGTGCATTAGGACTCTCTATTCCAGAAGTAAATGAGCTCGACTCAGTACTTCTCGTAGGTGCTGATCCACGTATGGAGGTGCCTGTTTTAGCGATTCGTCTTCGTGATGCGGTGAAGAAGGGTGCAAAAGTCTCCTTCTTAGGATCTTATAGCGCAGATCAACTTCATCCTTTCCATGCCGAGATTATTGCACATCCTTTTGATTGGGTGAGTGAGCTTGCGGCAGTTGTGGCGAAAGTTGCCAATATGAAGGGTGAGTCAGTTCGTACAGAGCTTATTTCTGTGATCAATAGCGATTCAATCAATGAAGATGCGGTGATCTCAATTGCCGAGCAGTTCCTCAAAGGGGAGCGTGAGTGGATCGTTTTAGGGCATGATGCAATTAGCCATCCACAATTTGCAACAATCCGTGCATTAAGTGCTGAGCTTGCGCGTTTAACTGGTGCGAAACTCGGTTACTTCACGCCAGGATCAAATAGTTCAGGCGCGGCATTAACGGCATTAACAACAGAAGGCAGCAATAGTGCTACGATGTTAGCTTCTCCTTTAAAAGCTTACCTCTTAGTCGGCGCTATCGATCCAGAATCTGATTTTGTTGAGTCAAAATTAGCGCTCGATGCACTGCAAACTGCTGAAGCTGTCGTTGCAATTACCCCATTTGCTAGCGAGACATTAAAGTCAGTTGCAAATGTCATTCTTCCGGGAGCTGCTTGGACAGAGACCTCAGGAAGTTACGTTAACCTTGAGGGAACGTTACAGACATTACAAGCTGCATCGCTCCCACATGGTGAAGCGCGTCCTATCTGGAAGATTTTACGTGTTTTAGGTAACCATTTTGAGATCGATGGCTTCGATTACATCTCTTCTGATGAGCTTCTAACGAAGTGGAAAGCGGAGAATGGCGCAAAATTAGTAGAGAACCAAAATAAGGTTTCAGGAGTCTCCTTTGACTATCGAGCATTGAAGAAAGAGGGTCTGTTAGCAGTACCGACAACTTCTCTCTACTCAACAGATGCTTATGTTAGACGAGGTGTTGCACTTCAGAAGACACCTTTAGCGAAGCGTGCCCGTATTGCCTTTAATAACGCAAATGATGAGAGTGCAGTAATGCCTCTACTCAATAGTGAAAATACCTTCCTTTCGAGAGTATCGGAGAAGGTAGCAGAGGGCTGTGTTCGTATTCCTACAGAATATGCAGGAACCACGAAGTTTTATCAATCAATTAAGGGGGCAAATTAG
- a CDS encoding NADH-quinone oxidoreductase subunit J, which yields MLFKILFYIFALITIYSAIRVVSAKNTMTSVLHLVLIFVMVSCCWLLLQAEFLALSLIIIYCGAVMVFFLFAVMMLDIPHDLLKEGFVRYLPIAVLVAIIFIAEILIVILGGDSFIANQFALEGGVESIRAGTELTNAQELGVLLYTNYIYAFEATALILLVAMIAAIALTRRIGPLRRKDVSVSWAIKADPTKRVRMVKMDSAVLAPAPVKEESEDAVTEEEEK from the coding sequence ATGTTATTTAAGATACTATTTTATATCTTCGCACTAATCACGATCTATTCAGCGATTAGAGTGGTGAGTGCAAAAAATACCATGACATCAGTACTGCACCTAGTTCTGATCTTTGTGATGGTGAGCTGCTGTTGGTTACTTCTTCAAGCGGAGTTCTTAGCACTCTCCTTGATTATTATCTACTGTGGTGCCGTAATGGTCTTCTTCCTCTTTGCCGTGATGATGCTCGATATTCCGCATGATCTCTTAAAAGAGGGTTTTGTTCGTTACTTGCCGATTGCGGTATTAGTCGCGATCATCTTTATTGCAGAGATTCTTATTGTAATCTTAGGGGGCGATAGCTTTATTGCGAATCAATTCGCGCTCGAAGGTGGTGTTGAATCGATCCGTGCAGGCACTGAGTTAACTAATGCGCAAGAGTTAGGGGTGCTTCTCTACACTAACTATATCTATGCATTTGAAGCGACCGCATTGATTCTTTTAGTAGCGATGATTGCGGCGATCGCTTTAACACGCCGTATCGGACCACTTCGTCGTAAAGATGTCTCTGTCAGCTGGGCAATTAAGGCAGATCCAACAAAACGTGTACGTATGGTGAAGATGGATTCTGCGGTTTTAGCGCCGGCACCTGTGAAGGAAGAGAGCGAAGACGCAGTTACAGAAGAGGAGGAAAAATAG
- the nuoI gene encoding NADH-quinone oxidoreductase subunit NuoI codes for MFRYLKSLYETFTLKELRKGLGITLRYFFRPKFTIEYPFEKTPQSGRFRGLHALRRYPNGEERCIGCKLCEAVCPALAITIDTEERGDGTRRTTRYDIDLFKCIFCGLCEQACPVDSIVLTRVFEYHMEEKGENIITKESLLALGDKYEVQIAKDRAADSHLY; via the coding sequence ATGTTTAGATATTTAAAATCACTCTACGAGACATTTACGTTAAAAGAATTACGTAAAGGTTTAGGAATTACCTTACGTTATTTCTTTAGACCGAAATTCACGATTGAGTATCCGTTTGAGAAAACCCCACAATCTGGGCGTTTTCGTGGGCTTCACGCATTGCGTCGCTATCCGAATGGGGAAGAGCGTTGCATCGGTTGTAAATTGTGTGAAGCAGTCTGTCCTGCATTAGCAATTACGATTGATACCGAAGAGCGTGGCGATGGCACTCGTCGTACGACACGTTACGATATCGATCTTTTCAAATGCATCTTCTGTGGATTGTGTGAACAAGCATGTCCTGTGGATTCAATCGTCTTAACACGCGTCTTTGAATACCATATGGAAGAGAAGGGCGAAAATATCATCACAAAAGAATCTCTCTTAGCACTTGGCGATAAGTATGAAGTACAAATCGCTAAAGATCGTGCTGCAGATTCTCACTTATACTAG
- the nuoH gene encoding NADH-quinone oxidoreductase subunit NuoH: MDTVMAIIHYPLVWALIKTLVIFLPIVLSVAYLTFAERKVLGYMHIRLGPNRVGPKGLLQPFADLLKMLFKEFIIPSAANKTMFLIAPFIAVTTAFGVWAVVPFNDGWVSSSMDSAILYILAMTSLGVYASLMAGWSSNSKFAIFGAIRSAAQVVSYELALGFALITVVMISGSLNFTEIVKGQGGSLGLINWYFIPLLPMAVIYFIAGLAELNRAPFEVTEGESEIVAGYFTEYSGTGFVTFYLAEYTNMILVSALMSLLFFGGWLAPLSGVEAIENIPVLSLLATDSIFWMIIKMAFFLFAMIWVRATFPGYRYDQIMRLGWKFFIPIALVWIAVVLVMYGVGLKPWF; the protein is encoded by the coding sequence ATGGATACCGTAATGGCGATTATTCACTATCCGCTTGTGTGGGCTCTGATAAAAACATTGGTCATCTTTTTGCCAATCGTTCTATCGGTGGCATATCTAACCTTTGCAGAGCGTAAAGTTTTGGGTTATATGCATATCCGTTTAGGCCCTAATAGAGTAGGTCCTAAAGGGCTTCTCCAACCATTTGCGGATCTTTTAAAGATGCTCTTTAAAGAGTTTATCATTCCATCAGCTGCGAATAAGACAATGTTCCTTATTGCACCATTTATTGCGGTAACAACAGCATTTGGTGTGTGGGCAGTTGTTCCTTTCAATGATGGCTGGGTTAGCTCCTCGATGGATTCTGCAATCCTCTATATTTTGGCGATGACCTCTCTTGGCGTCTATGCGTCATTAATGGCAGGTTGGAGTTCTAACTCAAAGTTTGCGATCTTCGGCGCCATTCGTAGTGCGGCGCAAGTGGTCTCTTATGAGTTAGCGTTAGGATTTGCTTTAATCACGGTGGTGATGATCTCAGGTAGCCTTAACTTTACCGAAATCGTTAAAGGGCAAGGGGGATCACTCGGTCTGATCAATTGGTACTTTATTCCACTTCTGCCAATGGCTGTCATCTACTTTATTGCCGGTCTTGCAGAGTTAAATCGTGCGCCTTTTGAGGTGACGGAAGGGGAATCAGAGATTGTTGCGGGATACTTTACGGAGTATTCAGGAACGGGCTTTGTGACCTTCTACCTTGCAGAATATACCAATATGATTTTGGTCTCTGCATTGATGAGCTTGCTCTTCTTTGGTGGATGGCTTGCACCGCTCTCTGGCGTAGAAGCGATAGAGAATATTCCTGTTCTTTCATTACTTGCGACAGATAGCATCTTCTGGATGATTATCAAAATGGCCTTTTTCCTCTTTGCGATGATCTGGGTTCGTGCAACCTTCCCCGGTTACCGATATGACCAGATTATGCGTCTAGGTTGGAAATTCTTTATTCCGATAGCTCTTGTGTGGATTGCGGTAGTACTCGTAATGTACGGCGTCGGTCTAAAACCATGGTTTTAA